The following proteins are co-located in the Meriones unguiculatus strain TT.TT164.6M chromosome 4, Bangor_MerUng_6.1, whole genome shotgun sequence genome:
- the LOC132653551 gene encoding protein Tex24-like, protein MGHASRPATGTDWAVQEITFLKVPASRRGQGDQQPSLAEKHCFSPGKKTPEHLPRLANCAMEVHAPDPKVSLSAAFKNLGQGDSVKSLDQQLRVSGHSGLWKNSPEATTAGEDQVKKRARTSLSKTRKPKTSASLETRQHLDQEVAMDTENPRRKGHQQKPVGNLRKDNLGGEGEGSEIVRHLQKLYRQYKCIAPLEENTFLQGKKIKPHSRSSLLAGEELLGQDKMEEKKAFNSREKQHFSCENTNPMKKARSVDQNLLAGANPHSLTRRKMKSLETVRSHPDRESGQANTKRRVQLSSHNAKQGASERNAVRPKWQPREEGWAPTIQGTPVILSARGHTYLPK, encoded by the coding sequence ATGGGACATGCCTCTAGGCCTGCTACTGGAACTGATTGGGCAGTCCAGGAGATTACATTCCTCAAGGTCCCAGCCAGTAGAAGGGGTCAGGGTGATCAGCAGCCTAGCCTGGCAGAGAAGCATTGCTTTTCTCCTGGCAAGAAGACACCAGAACATCTTCCACGCCTTGCAAACTGCGCTATGGAGGTCCATGCCCCTGACCCTAAAGTAAGTTTGTCTGCAGCCTTCAAAAATCTTGGTCAGGGAGATTCTGTCAAAAGCTTGGACCAACAGTTGAGAGTTAGCGGACACAGTGGCTTGTGGAAGAACAGTCCTGAAGCAACAACAGCAGGGGAGGACCAGGTGAAAAAGAGGGCAAGGACATCACTTAGCAAGAccagaaaaccaaaaacttcaGCCTCATTAGAAACTAGGCAGCACCTGGATCAAGAAGTGGCCATGGACACTGAAAACCCAAGGAGGAAAGGGCATCAACAAAAGCCTGTGGGAAATCTGAGGAAGGACAatctgggaggagaaggagagggctCAGAAATAGTCAGACATCTGCAAAAACTTTATAGGCAGTACAAATGCATTGCTCCTCTGGAAGAAAACACCTTTTTGCAGGGCAAGAAGATCAAGCCCCATTCTAGAAGCTCCCTATTAGCTGGAGAGGAGCTGTTAGGCCAAGAcaaaatggaagagaagaaagCCTTCAATAGTCGTGAAAAACAGCATTTCTCCTGTGAAAACACTAACCCGATGAAAAAAGCAAGGTCAGTGGACCAGAATCTGCTGGCAGGAGCCAATCCCCACTCCCTAACCAGGAGGAAGATGAAGTCCTTGGAGACAGTCAGATCTCATCCTGATAGAGAATCTGGTCAGGCCAACACCAAAAGAAGAGTACAGCTGTCTTCTCACAATGCCAAACAGGGTGCTTCAGAAAGAAATGCTGTGAGGCCTAAGTGGCAGCCCAGGGAGGAGGGCTGGGCCCCCACAATCCAGGGGACACCAGTTATTCTATCAGCTCGGGGACACACCTACCTCCCAAAGTAA